GCGCCGTCCTGCAATTCCTTCTGAAAGGCTTCGTAGACTTTCTCGCCGCCGGCGGAAATTCCGCAGGTGGCCAGACCGACCATGACTGTCTTCGATGGCATATTCCTTCAGCCTTTCCCTACTTGCGCCGCAGATCTTTGACGAGTTTGCGGGTTCGAATCGGCGTGAGGCGGCCGAACGTTTCGTTGTTGACCATCACGACGGGTGCCAGTGAGCAGCAGCCAAGACAGGCTACCGAGACCATGCTGAATTTGCCGTCGTCGGTGGTTTCGTCGTAGCTGATGGCGAGTTCGTCGGAAAGCGTGTTGGCGATTTCTTTGACGCCGTTGACGTGACAAGCCGTGCCGTTGCAGACCTTGATAACTTTTTCACCAAGGGGTTTGGTGCGAAATTGCGCATAGAAGGTGACCACACCGTAGACCTCCGCCGGCGGGATTCCGGTGACGTGACTGATGTAGTCGATGGCGCGTTCGGAGATGTAGCCGTAAGTGTCCTGAGCTGATTGCAGCAGTGGAATCAGAGCACCGGCGTGGCCGTCGTATTTCCAGATGTCGACGTTGAAAGGTTTGAATTCGTCTTGTTTAGTGTCCATAGACTGCGGTCTCCGGGTGACAGCACGTTAACGGTCGCCTATCGCTGGTTATGGTCGCAAATTCCCTAAGGTCATGCGGCAGAAAGCTAACAGCATGTGAAAAAAATCGCAAGCGAAATCGTCCGGTTTTGGTCATATATTTGTCAATCGAGCCTGTCATAGTATCGGGATTGTTTTAATCCTATTAAGGAGATCGGCTCAGAAGCCGGCTAACTTGATGATTCTGTGCTGGCGGGCGCGGAGGACACCGGGCAGCGGGCGGATTTTTTCGTTAACTACCTTATTGAGGAAATCGAAGTTGGAACCGCGCATGCGGACGATGAGCGAGCACGGCGGTTCGGCGACCTGGCAGGAAGCTGTTGCGCTTAAGAGACTTACTGCCTGGAAAACGGTCTGGAAGCGGCTGTCGTCGACCTCGACAAAGAGATACGATTCGGCGATTGGATTGTCGTTTGGCGGGACATGATCGTTGTCTACCAGTGTGTCGACGCGGCAGAGTTCGGTCCTGGCAACCGCCGGTAACGGCTTGACCATAGAGCTGACGAAATGGTCCAGGCCAACTCCGGAGAGGGGCTCGATGGTAGCGATAATGTCAAAGTCGCCGTCAACGGCTTCGCAGGTGACCACATGATCGAACTTAAGGAGTCTTGCGATCAGGTCAGTGCGCAGTTCCGGATTCGTGGTTTTCAACAGCAGCAGCGCTGGAGCCATCTTCTCATCATTAAGATTCGTCATAACCGTACTCATCAAAGGTAAAAGGAAAGCAGGCGGTGATAGCAATCACGGCCCACCGAGTAAATCGGACGGAGGCAATATATCGGCCCGACAGCGGCAATTAAAGGGATTTTTGCGTGAACGGAGACTTTTTGGGACAAGATCGACAGCGGCAATGAACTTGCCGACGGTGGTGAACGGACTTAACATTGAGGTCGATGCGAACAAGGTTGTTACTGCCCCTTCTGCTTCTGCCAGCAGTAGTCGGATTAAATGCGGTCGATGGTGCACGACCGGAACCGGCGGACAGCGCCACCTATTCGCGGTTCCAGTTGTATCGCGCGATCCAACAACGGCTTGAGCGTTACTTCGATTTTGAAGACGCCCGTGCACTGCGCGAGGCCGAAGAGATGGCCACGGCGCTGACCGAAGAGTTTGCCGACAGCTTCTATCTTCGGCAATGCTCAAGGTATCGGATCTGGCGCAGTTCGCAGAACCCTGAACGCCCGCTTCTGAAGCAGCGATTCCAGGAGTTGAGTGCGCTGCTGGGGGCAGCGACCGCAGATACGGTTGTGGCAGGCCGATTCGCCGCGCTCGGCGATGACTTTGAACGTCTCGGTGACACCGCCGCTGCAGTTATCTGCCGACAGCACGGCGGCGATCTGTACTCGCGCCTGGGATCATTCGATGCAGCGGCGCGGCAATTGGACCGTGCCCTGCGGTCTGCGCGTGCACTCGGTGATTGGGACGGCACCGGGAGAACCTTCAATCTGGTCGGCAGTCACCTTGAGCGAGCAGGGAAGTATCTGGCAGCGGGGGAGTATTTTGATTCGGCGCGAGTGATCCGGATGCAGATCGGAGATCGGCGTGGTGTTGCCGAGACTCTGGGCAACATCTCGGCGATTTACCTGGTGTTCGACGACCGGGAGCGCGCCTATCAGTTTGCGGCGGAAGCGCTGCGGTTACGACGGGAGGCGAATGACGGCGCGGCGACGCTGCAGACGCTGTTTAATATCATTCCGACTTTTGCCGGTGTGCAGCCGCTTGACACGATGAGCCGGCTTCTGGCAGAAGCCGAGAGTTTGGCGGCGGCGAATCCGCAGATGGCCACAGCGGGACGACTCGACTATTGCCGGGCGGCGATGTTGCGCGCCGGCGGAGCAACCGATTCGGCGCTTCTGCTGCTGAAGCAAGCGGCAGCCGATCCAGCGATCCAAAGCGATCGTCGTCTGCAACTGCTGGTGCTGCAGGATCTCGCTTCACTGGATGTAGCGGTAGGCGATTACCGCGCGGCGCTACAAACGTATCTGCGGGCACAAGCGCTGGCGGAATCGTTGCGCCAGCGTCCGGCGTCAGCGACGATCGCCCACAATCTCGGCGCGCTGCAACAGCGACTCGGCGATCTCGAAGGCGCGGAGGAGTCGTATCGTCAGGCGTTGACGCTGCGGCGGCAATTGCAGATGGGCGGGCAGTCGCTCGGAACGCTGGTAAATCTGGCCGACATCTACACCACGGCCGGGGATTTTGCGACCGCGGCGGAGTATCTCCAGCAGGCGGCGATCGTGGCCGGGGTTGCGCGGGATCAAGGCGACTGGGAATTGGTTTTCCTCGCACTGGCGCGGCTCGGCAGCGCGCGCGGCGAGACGGAAGAGGCGATGGGTTGGATTGATTCGGCATTGGTCAGCGATGATGGCAGCGGCACGCAACGGCGCTTTGATTTGCTCTGCCTCAAGGCGGAAGTGGCCCGCCAGGGTCGGCGGCTGTCCGAGGCAAAGCAGTACCAAGAACAAGCCCAACAAATGCCGATCAGCGGAGCTACGAGGATCAATGCCCAGAAAATAGCGTTACTGAAGGCTCTGTGCGCATTTGACGCAGGTGAGTGGGCTGATGCTCGCGGCGAGCTGGCGCAATTGGTGGCGGAGATCGAGCATACGCGATCGGCGCTGCCGGATCTGCAGTTGCGCAGCATCTACCAGGCGCAATCGCGATTTGTGTACGAGAAGTTGATTGCCACCGACTATGAGCTGTATCGCCGTAGCAGCGACGGCGGTTGGGTTGACTCGATGCTACTCTACAGCGAGAAGGCTAAATCACGGAGCTTGCTGGATGCGCTGGAAGCACCGACTGCGCCCGGAGACCGATATAGTGCGCGCGAGGGGCGTCTGCTGGCAACCCTGGACAGCCTGGAGACGGTGCTGGGTCGCGATGCGACGGCATCGCCATCCAACAGCGCGCGCCGACAGGCAGAGCAGGTGGAGAGTGAGTTACGGCGGCTGCGGCTTGCCCGGGCCGGAATTGTCAATCCGGCCGCATATGAGCTGCAAGATCTTTCGGTCGCCGAGATCCGTCGGGGGTTAAGCGACGAGCACACGGCCGTGTTCAGTTATTTGCTGGCGCCGGAGCGGTCGTTTTTGGTGATCATTGACCAAAGCGGCGCGACGGTGACGGTGTTGCCGGGGCGGGCGGAGATCACGCGCGCGGTGACGCGATTCAGCCGGGTCATTCAGCAATCGATCAGCGAGGAGACGCTGCTGGACAGCGTCAGTCTCGCTGCGGAGTACCTCGGAGAGATAGTGCTTCCGGTCAGACTCCTGCAAGACCGACGTTATCAGCATTTGTTCATCAGCGCCGACGCCGCCTTGAGTTTGGTGCCGTTCGAGGCGCTGCGCGTCAGTGGGGACTACCTGATTGCGGCGAGCGACGTCGTGATGGTGCCGTCGCTGCATCTGCTTCAGATGTCCAGCGGCGCAGAGTCGGGGCGGAAGGGACGGTTGCTGGCGATTGCCGATCCGCGGCGCGGGGCGGCGATGAGACAACTTCCCTACGCCGATGATGAAGTCGCCTGGATCGCGGAGGCACTGGGTCGGGAACGGGTGAGCAGTTTAGCGGGAGCGGCGGCGACGCGCGCGGCGCTGGGGCGTCAGGATTTGGGGAGCTTCGATTACTTGCATTTTGCCACGCATTCGAGCATCCACTACGACGATCCGCTGCGCTCGAAGATCTGGCTGTCGCAGGACACGCTGGAGGGCGGCGGCGATTATCTGACGATCGCAGACATCCGCAAACTGAAGCTGCATGCCAACCTGGTGGTGCTGTCGTCGTGCGAGTCGGGCGGGGGCGAGTTTGAATTAGGCGAAGGAATGAACGGGTTTGTGCGGGCGTTCTTCGAGGCGGGGGCGCACAACTTGATCGTTTCGTTGTGGGAGGTTGAGGATTTTGCGACGGCAACTTTGATGCGCGCGTTCTATCGCCATCTGGACAATGGGTATGCTGCGGCGCTGCGGGCGGCGAAGTTGGAGATGTTGTCATCGCCGCGGCGCAAGCACCGGCATCCGTTTTATTGGTCGCCATTCGTGTTGACGAGTTCGGGGGCGGCGAATTAGCGTTGTGGGTGAGGCGTTGGAGAGAGGTTAAGCAGAGCGTCGGGCGCGCGCTGCTGGGGTCAGAAGGCTGACGACAACTACCAATACCAGCGCGACTATGAAGCCAGGGACGAGTTCGTAGAGCAAGCCCGAAAGGTCGAGAACCGATTTCCACAAAATCACGACGAGCGTGCCGGAGATCATTCCGGCGAGTACGCCCCACTTGGTGATACGTTTCCACCACAACGTCAGAATCAATGCGGGTCCGAAGGAAGCTGCCAGTCCGGCCCAGGCGTAGAGGACAAAGCGGTAGACGGTATCCTCGGCGGTGAAGGCGAGCAGATAGGCGACGGCGCCGATAGCGATCGTGGCAATGCGTGACAGCCAGACCAGGCGGCTTTGGGAGGCGTTGTGGTTGATCATGCGGTGGTAGACATCCTCGGCGACGGCGGAGGTTGAGACGAGGAGCTGGCTGTCGGCAGTGGACATCATGGCGGCGATGGCGCCGGAGATGAAAATGCCGGCCAGCCACGCCGGCAGCAGGTCGCGCACCATGTGCGGCATGATTTGTTCCGGATCGGCAATGGTGCCGCTGGAGTAGAGGGCCAGGCCGAAGATGCCGACGAGGACGGCGCCCCAGAAAGCGAGGACCGCCCAGATGATGGCGATCAGGGAACCGCGTTTGAGTTCGGAAACTCTGCGGATTGCCATGAAGCGGACGACCAGATGCGGTTGGCCCATGTAGCCGAGGCCGATGGCAAGGCCGCCGATGATCACCGACCACATCGCCCAGCCGGATTTGCCTTCGGTGACGGTAAGCAAGGTCGGGCTGACGGCGTGGAGTTTGTCGACCATCGCGGCGGGGCCGCCGATTTCGATCAGCGCGACCGCCGGCAGGATAACGAGGGTGGCGACCATGAGCAGACCCTGGAAGAGGTCGGTCCAGGCGACGGCGAAGAAGCCGCCCATCACGGTGTAGAT
This window of the Candidatus Zixiibacteriota bacterium genome carries:
- the nuoE gene encoding NADH-quinone oxidoreductase subunit NuoE; the encoded protein is MDTKQDEFKPFNVDIWKYDGHAGALIPLLQSAQDTYGYISERAIDYISHVTGIPPAEVYGVVTFYAQFRTKPLGEKVIKVCNGTACHVNGVKEIANTLSDELAISYDETTDDGKFSMVSVACLGCCSLAPVVMVNNETFGRLTPIRTRKLVKDLRRK
- a CDS encoding Lrp/AsnC ligand binding domain-containing protein — protein: MTNLNDEKMAPALLLLKTTNPELRTDLIARLLKFDHVVTCEAVDGDFDIIATIEPLSGVGLDHFVSSMVKPLPAVARTELCRVDTLVDNDHVPPNDNPIAESYLFVEVDDSRFQTVFQAVSLLSATASCQVAEPPCSLIVRMRGSNFDFLNKVVNEKIRPLPGVLRARQHRIIKLAGF
- a CDS encoding CHAT domain-containing protein — protein: MRTRLLLPLLLLPAVVGLNAVDGARPEPADSATYSRFQLYRAIQQRLERYFDFEDARALREAEEMATALTEEFADSFYLRQCSRYRIWRSSQNPERPLLKQRFQELSALLGAATADTVVAGRFAALGDDFERLGDTAAAVICRQHGGDLYSRLGSFDAAARQLDRALRSARALGDWDGTGRTFNLVGSHLERAGKYLAAGEYFDSARVIRMQIGDRRGVAETLGNISAIYLVFDDRERAYQFAAEALRLRREANDGAATLQTLFNIIPTFAGVQPLDTMSRLLAEAESLAAANPQMATAGRLDYCRAAMLRAGGATDSALLLLKQAAADPAIQSDRRLQLLVLQDLASLDVAVGDYRAALQTYLRAQALAESLRQRPASATIAHNLGALQQRLGDLEGAEESYRQALTLRRQLQMGGQSLGTLVNLADIYTTAGDFATAAEYLQQAAIVAGVARDQGDWELVFLALARLGSARGETEEAMGWIDSALVSDDGSGTQRRFDLLCLKAEVARQGRRLSEAKQYQEQAQQMPISGATRINAQKIALLKALCAFDAGEWADARGELAQLVAEIEHTRSALPDLQLRSIYQAQSRFVYEKLIATDYELYRRSSDGGWVDSMLLYSEKAKSRSLLDALEAPTAPGDRYSAREGRLLATLDSLETVLGRDATASPSNSARRQAEQVESELRRLRLARAGIVNPAAYELQDLSVAEIRRGLSDEHTAVFSYLLAPERSFLVIIDQSGATVTVLPGRAEITRAVTRFSRVIQQSISEETLLDSVSLAAEYLGEIVLPVRLLQDRRYQHLFISADAALSLVPFEALRVSGDYLIAASDVVMVPSLHLLQMSSGAESGRKGRLLAIADPRRGAAMRQLPYADDEVAWIAEALGRERVSSLAGAAATRAALGRQDLGSFDYLHFATHSSIHYDDPLRSKIWLSQDTLEGGGDYLTIADIRKLKLHANLVVLSSCESGGGEFELGEGMNGFVRAFFEAGAHNLIVSLWEVEDFATATLMRAFYRHLDNGYAAALRAAKLEMLSSPRRKHRHPFYWSPFVLTSSGAAN
- a CDS encoding sodium/proline symporter → MDPALIGFILYLVVVLVVGFVTVRLTKTLDDFLIAGRKLGPWVVAISERASGESAWLLIGLPGVAWASGFSALWPAIGCTFGILFAWVFVARRLRIMSEKLGAITLPDFFEAMLGDHSKIIRVVSTLVILLFFTMYVAAQFIGAGKVLNVSFGISQTWGMIIGGVIIIIYTVMGGFFAVAWTDLFQGLLMVATLVILPAVALIEIGGPAAMVDKLHAVSPTLLTVTEGKSGWAMWSVIIGGLAIGLGYMGQPHLVVRFMAIRRVSELKRGSLIAIIWAVLAFWGAVLVGIFGLALYSSGTIADPEQIMPHMVRDLLPAWLAGIFISGAIAAMMSTADSQLLVSTSAVAEDVYHRMINHNASQSRLVWLSRIATIAIGAVAYLLAFTAEDTVYRFVLYAWAGLAASFGPALILTLWWKRITKWGVLAGMISGTLVVILWKSVLDLSGLLYELVPGFIVALVLVVVVSLLTPAARARRSA